Sequence from the Mesorhizobium sp. PAMC28654 genome:
GGCACGCGCGCCGGCCACCAGTACAATCTGCTCGGCCATATCGGCTCCAACACCAGCGGTGTCGTCGTCGAACCCTACCTGATCACGCTGACCGAAGACTCGGATGTGTTTCCGACCTTCCAGCACGAGGGCATGGAATTCCTCTACATGCTTGAAGGCGAGGTCGTTTATCGGCACGGCAACAACCTATACCCGATGAAGCCCGGCGACAGCCTGTTCTTCGACGCCGACGCGCCGCACGGACCGGAAGTGCTAACGCAACTGCCGATGCGATACCTGTCGATCATCTGCTATCCGCAGAACAGCGCGGGTTGAGTTGGCCAATCTCCCCCCTCGTGGGGGAGATCGGCAGCTTCGCGGGCCTTGCTCAGTCCGGCCCAAACCCCGAACTCGTCGCACTCCCATCATCCAGCTTCGACAGCCACTCCACCAATGTGGGACGAAAGCGCGTCAGGCCCTTGTAGTTGGCGAGTTCGTCGGGGAGATCGCGGATGACGCGGTGCAGGCGCCGCGCCCATTTCGGCTGCGTCACCAGCTCGTCCATCTTGATCAGGTAGCAGCGGATCGGGAACACGATGCCGTTCGAGCGCGGCAGCCGCCAGAAGCTCTGCAATTCGACGCGCAGATGCACCTTGTCGCCGACATTCTCGGGCGTGACCGTCGCCCGGTCCGGTCCCCATTTGTGATAATTCTCCGGGCTGGTGTCGAGGCGCGGATTGACGGTCATCGTCCAGTTCAGGCGCCGTGCCGGCTTGCCTTGCTGGATGTTGGTGAGGAATTTCAGGGCGCGTGTGAAAATGCCCTTCTCATGCGCCAGTGGCACTGGTGCATGCCACTCGAAGAAGTTCATGCCGATGTCGAAATCGAGCGACCAGTCGGCCTGGGTGGTGACCATGCCGGCATCCATCCAAAGATTGCCGTCGCGCTGGTCGAGGATGCAGAAGTCGCCCTGGCTCTGCCGGGTGATGTATTCCATCGGCCCGTAAGGCAGGGTCGAGGTGTCGCCAAAGGTGAAAGTGTCGTCGATGCCAAGCGGCCGATTGATCCAGCGCCAGCGGTCGCCGTCGCGGGTCAGGGTGAAATGCTCGGGATAGCCAAGCGCCTGCTGCTCCATCAGGAGTTCGAGAAGATCCCAGCCGGCCAGTGTCATGTGTGGCAGCGACTGGCAGCGCAGCGGATCCTCGGCCAGCACCAGCGCGCGGTCCTGCATCTCGGCAACATAGTGCTCGTCGACGTCGATCAGGTTTTCCAGCACGCTGCCCTTCGGGCCGACGACATGCGGCTCGATGTTGACCGCGTACATGTAGGCGTCTTCGTGGAACGGAAACGGGAACCGCCGGATGTGCTCCGGGCTGTTCCTGAAGGTGAAGTCGTCGCGGAACGTTTCCTTGCGAAAGGTGATTCCCAAGCTCGCCTCCTATCTTTCCAAGACCAGCGATTTGCCCTCGAAGCGCGACACGCACGGCATGATCTTGCAGCCGGAACGGTGGTCTTCCTCGCTCAGCCAGTGGTCGTTGTGGATGAACTTTCCGTCGTATGAGATGACATTGGTTTCGCACTGGCCGCAGACGCCACCACGGCAGAGATAGGGCGGATCGACGCCGGCCGCCTCGATCGCCTCAAGCAGGCTTTGCTGCTCGCCGACGCGGATCGTCTTGCCGCTGACGGCCAGCGTCACATCGAATGGTAGCCCAGGCTGGGGTGCCGCGAAATGCTCGAAATGCACGGTTTCCGCAGGCCAACCCAAGGCAGCGGCGCGGTCCCGCACCCAGCCGATCATGCCGGCGGGGCCGCAGACATAGAGATGCGTGCCGAGCGGCTGCGTCGACAAGAGCCGGTCGAGATCGATGCGCTCCTCGCGGTCGTCATGATAGAGCCTGATCCGGCGGTCGTAGCGCTCCCGCAGCACATCGGCATAGGTGCCGAGCGAGGCGGTACGGCAAGTGTAGTGCAGTTCGAAATTGCCACCCTCCCCCGCCAGTTGCGCGGTCTGCGCCATGAACGGGGTGATGCCGATGCCGCCGGCCAGCATCAGATGCTTTTTGGCGCGCAGATCAAGCGAGAACAAATTGACCGGGTAGCTGATCACCATCTCCAGCCCGGGCCTGACATTCCGGTGCATGAACAGCGAGCCGCCGCGCCCGACATCATCGCGCCGCACCGAGATCGTGTACTCGCGCGTATCGAGCGGCGAGCCCATCAGCGAATAGGGATTAAGCCTTGTGCGCTGGCCATCACGCATTTCAACTACGACATGCGCGCCGCCAGAAAAAGTCGGTAGAAGATCCCCGTCGCGCCGGCGGAAATGGAAGCGGGTGACGAGGTCGTTGACCGGGACAACGTCGCTGACCACGACATCAAGCTTGGTGGTGCCGGTGCTCATGGGAAGGCCTCCTCGATCGGAGGAATTTCGCTGCGGTCCTCGGCATTGATGCACACACCCTGGAAGGCCGCGATGCGCCTGGAATAATGATCGCGCACCAGAAGCAGCAGGCCGCAATGGACGCAGGTCGCCGGCTGAGTCGTCACGTTTTCGGTGATGCCCTTGCAGTGGACGCACTGCATGCGCCGCGCCAGCGAGCCGCGATGCTCGGTCTGGATCGAGGTGTGGTCGATGCCGGCTTCAAGTGCTGCCTGCATCGCCTGGCCGATCAGCCCCTCGGTGCCCGAGAGATAGACGCGCAGCCCCATATGTGCGTTGGCCAGCGTCTGTTTCAGGCGCGGCAAGGCGCTGGCGAAGGTATGACCCTGGTAGAGCCGAGCCGGCCTGAGCGCTTCGAGCGTCGCGACATGTTTGCCGTCATGGCCGGGTATGAAGATGATATGGGCATCGCCGAAGAAGCCAGCGGGCGCCCCGGCGGCCATATCTGAAATCGCCAGCGCCCCCTCCGCATCGGCCACGAACAGATGGTGTTTGCCGGGCTGCGGAGAGAGCGTTCCGTAGACGGGCCGGCTGATGATGCTTTTGGCTGCCATTTAAGTCTTCGTGCCTCGAACCCTTCGCCGTTGACTATGCCTCAGCCTTTCGCCGTGCGCTTGGTCTTCTTGGGATCGTCGAACGGCAATGGCTGCGCCGTGGCCTTGATCGATCCACTCTTGTTGCGGATCTCGAGCTTGGTGCCCTGAACGGCGCAGTCGACGTCGAGCCGGGCGATGCCCATCGATTTCTCGACCAGCGGCGAATACATGGCACAGGTCACCACGCCGACCTTCTTGCCGTCCCGATGCACCGGTGCGCCTTCGTCCGCCGGCTCCTTGCCGTCGAGCAGCACGCCAAAAATCTTGAAGCGCTCCTTGCCCTTGAGGCGGTAGTGCTCCTCCGCGCCTCGGAAACCGGTCTTGCCGGGGCTGACGGTGAAGTCGAGGCCGAGTTCCCACAGCGTGTCGCCGGGACCTTCGCTCTCGAACGGGTACTTTTGCGAATTGTCATAGGGATAGAACAGCAGGTAGCTTTCGACGCGCAGCATGTCGAGCGTGGTGAAGCGGCAGGGGATGATGCCGTCAACCTTGCCGTCATCGAGAATGGTATCCCATATCTTGGGAGCGTCCTGGCCACGACAGAATATCTCGTAGCCGCGTTCACCGGTGTAGCCGGTGCGCGAAATCATCACCGGCAGGCCGAACAGTTGGGTCTGCATATGATGGAAATAGTTGAGGTCGCGGATGCCGGGCACATGCTTGGCGAGATAGTCGACGGCGCGCGGACCCTGCAGGGACAGGTCGTGCAGATTGTCGTCGAACCGGATGGAAACGTCGCGGCCGATCGAGGCGCGCGTCAGTTCCTCATGACCAGATCCCGAACCATGAACAACCATCCAGGAATTGGTGGAGATGCGGTAGATGACGCAGTCGTCGGTGAATTTGCCGGCCTCGTTCAGCATGCAGGCATAGACGGACTTGCCGGGGTAGATCTTCTCGACGTCACGCGTGGTCGCCAGATCGATGACATGCGAGGCATGCGGCCCGGTGATATGGACCTTCTTCAAACCGGACACGTCCATCAGTCCGGCCTTGGTGCGGATGGCGACGTATTCCTCGTCGGCGTCCTTGTCGTAGGTCCAGGCGGTCCCCATGCCGCTCCAGTCTTCGAGTTTCGAACCGAGTGCGCGATGGCGGTCCGCCAAGGTCGAAAATCTCCAGGATGCCGTCATCCGTCGTCCTCCGTTCGAAAATCCTGCTGTTCCCTGCTCCTTTGCCCGGAGGCCGGAGCTTTGATTGAATATTGAGCGCAAACGAGGGGGGGCCGCAATCCCCTTAAAGCAAATAATTTCATTGTCAGGCAAAAATGGCCATGCTGACCAAATGGGCAACCCCACGGAAATTCGCCTTACAATTGCGAAATTCGGCCGAGCTTTTGAATGCAGGCAAAGCCAAACCCGGTCGCTCCGCCTTGCCAAACGCGATCGCACTGCTATTCTTGTCGCTAAAATAATTTCACGTACAGGCAAACTTGTTTCTCGAACCGATGTCTCGAAACGCAAGGCCAAGATGAGCCAGTCGCCCTACCCTGCCGTCGCAGCCGGACCGCCGCGGCCGAGCCTCATCCTGAGGCCCGGCCAGATCGCCATGCCGCCAGGCGTGGAGCGTTATACGATCCAGGGCAATGGCGCGGTGCTCATCGAGGTCGAGGCCGGCGATACGATCACGGTGCGCAATGTCGAGGGCGGTCAGGCCTGCGAGCTGCTGGCCTGGGACAAGGCCGGCGTGACCGATCCCGGCATCCTCGGCGAGACGTCCAACAGCAATGCCGCCGGCATCAAGACGTTGCTGACCGAGGGCGACGACAGCCTCGCGGCACTTCGGCGCGGGCTCGAACGCCGGCAGGTGCAGTTCGATAACGCCAAGGCAGTGCGCGTGTTCGGCGCCGCCACGCCGGCTGGTACGGAACAGGGTTTCACTGTCGCACGCGGCGGCTCGATGGTGATTGCCGTTCCCGGCGGGCCGATGCTGGTCGATGGCCACGATACGGCGACGCCGCTGACGGTCATCGTACGGCGCGCCACGATCCGTCCGGCGGCGAAATCGCAATTGGGCGATCCGATGGCCGATCCCGTACTCGACCTGCGCGTCCACTCGGCGACGGCCGAAGCCTATTTCGTCAAGGCCGGCGACTATCTGCAGATCATTGATGTCGACGGCCGCCAATGCACCGACTTCCAATGCTTTTCGGCGCGCAAGCTCGACAAGGGCCTCGACCATCCGCTCGACGTGACGACGACGCGGACGTTGATGGGCTCAAGCTATCCGATGCCCGGCCTGCATTCGAAATACTATGACCAGGACATGGAGCCGCTGGTCGAGGTGATCCAGGACACATGCGGCCGGCACGATGCGTTCGCGCTCGCTTGCGCGGCCAAATATTATGACGACATCGGCTATCCCGGGCACACCAACTGCTCGGAGAATTTCAACCGCGCGCTGGCCGACAAGGGCGCCAATCCCCGCGCCGGCTGGATGGCGATCAACTTCTTTTTCAACACCGCGATCGATGCCCATGGCGTCATGGTCTCCGACGAGCCTTGGTCACGCCCCGGCGACTATGTGCTGCTCAGGGCACTGACCGACATCGTCTGTGTCTCCTCCGCCTGTCCCGACGACACGACGCCGGCCAATGGCTGGAACCCGACCGACATCCATGTGCGGACCTATTCCGGCCAGCACAAATTCTCGCGAGCGATCGCCAGACGCATGACGCCCGATTCGGAACCCAAGATGACCCGCGAGACAGCCTTTCATTCAAGCTTTGCCAAGCACACCCGCAACTTCGTTGAATACAGAGGCTATTGGCTCGCCAATTCCTTCGCCAAGGAAGGTGCGATCGACGAATACTGGGCCTGCCGGCAGGACGCCGTGATCATGGACCTGTCGCCGCTGCGCAAGTTCGAGGTCACCGGCCCGGACTCGGAGGCGCTGCTGCAATACACGCTTACCCGCGACGTGAAAAAACTCGGCGTCGGCCAGGTCGTATATTCGGCCATGTGCTACGAGCATGGCGGCATGATCGACGACGGTACTCTGCTGCGGCTCGGCAAGGACAATTTCCGCTGGGTCGGTGGCGACGATCTTTCGGGCGAATGGCTGCGCGAGACGGCGCAAAAGCTCGGCCTCAACGTGCTGGTGCGCTCATCCACCGACCAGATGCACAATGTCGCCGTGCAGGGGCCAAAGAGCCGGGACATCCTGAAGGAGGTCATCTGGACCTCGCCATTGCAGCCGTCGATCGACGAGCTGGAATGGTTCCGCTTCGCTGTCGCCCGCATCGGTGGTGGCAACGGTATTCCCGTCGTCGTCTCACGCACCGGCTACACCGGTGAGCTCGGCTACGAAATCTGGTGCCATCCGCGCGACGCCGAAAAGGTGTTCGACGCGATCTGGGAGGCCGGCCAGCCGCACGGGCTGAAGCCGATGGGGTTGCAGGCACTCGACATGGTGCGCATCGAAGCCGGACTGATCTTTGCCGGCTACGAATTCTCGGATCAGACCGACCCGTTCGAGGCCGGCATCGGCTTCACCGTGCCGCTGAAGACCAAGACCGACGACTTCATCGGCCGCGAAGCGCTGATCCGGCGCAAGGAGCATCCGCAGACAAAACTGGTCGGCCTCGACATCGACGCCAATGTCGCGGTCGGCCATGGCGACTGCGTCCATGTCGGCCGCGCCCAGATCGGCGTTGTCACGTCGGGCGTGCGTTCGCCGGTGCTGAACAAGAACATCGCGCTTGCGAGACTTGACGTCACCCATGCCGCTGTCGGTACCGAAGTCGAGATCGGCAAGCTCGACGGCCATGCCAAACGGCTGCCGGCAAGGGTCGTCCCTTTCGCCCATTACGATCCGCAAAAGACCCGGCCGCGCTCCTGACCGCCGCTTTTTTTGGGCACGTGGAACTGGCCGTCGGCGTTACCGCCGGACGCATTGTCGTTCACATTCGCAAGCGTGATGTGCACGGCACTACAAATCGCTTGACGTGAAAGCGCGCCGGATCAATCTTCACTCCTAAGAAAAAAATACGACTGAGTGGAAACACTCCGGTCGCACAGATCATAGACCGGGGAGCAAGCTTCGCGAAGCCGAGGCATCGCCGGCGGGGAACATCAAAAAAGGGGAACACAGACACATGAGCTCTATAAGCACTGCCTTGGAGCAGCCTGCGGAAAGCAAGCTGCATCGCAATATCGACTGGCGCGGCGCCTTCTGGGTGGCAAGCGGCGTCCCTGCCCTCGTCCTGTTTTCGATCGGCGGCATTGCCGGCACGACCGGAAAACTGGCTTTCCTGATCTGGACCGTTTCCATGATCATGGGCTTCCTGCAATCCTTCACCTATGCGGAAATCGCCGGCCTGTTCCCCAACAAGTCCGGTGGTGCCTCTATCTACGGCGCCACCGCCTGGTTGCGCTATTCGAAATTCATCGCGCCGCTTTCGGTCTGGTGCAACTGGTTCGCCTGGTCGCCTGTGCTCTCGCTCGGTTGCTCGATCGCCGCCGCCTACATCCTCAACGCGCTGGTACCGATGCCGTTCTTTACCGAGACGTCACCGGACGTCATCGCCTATATCGCGGCCCATGCGGGAACGAGTGCCGCCGACGCTGTTGTAGCGGTTACCGCCGCCGCCACACCGGCGATCCGCAACTGGACGCTGTTCAGCCACACACTGGGCCCGGTCTCCTTCACGCTGAACGCAACCTTCTTCATCGGCGCGGTGCTGATGCTGATCATCTTTTCCATCCAGCATCGCGGCATTCTGGGTACGGCCAGTGTCCAGAAATACATCGGGATGCTGGTCATCATCCCGATGCTGATCGTCGGCGTGGTGCCAATCATCACCGGCCAGATCAACTGGGCGAATTTCTCGCCGCTGGTGCCGCTCGCTGCCGCCTACGCCCCTGAGCCCGGCACGTGGAACATCGCCGGCTGGACGCTCGCTCTTGGCGGCATGTTCATCGCGGCATGGTCGACCTACGGTTTTGAGACCGCCGTCTGCTACACGTCCGAGTTCAAGAACCCGGGCACCGACACGTTCAAGGCGATCTTCTATTCCGGCCTGCTGTGCATGCTGCTTTTCATCCTGGTGCCGTTCACCTTCCAGGGCGTGCTCGGACTGAATGGAATGCTGGCCACCCCGATCGTCGACGGCTCGGGTGTTGCCGATGCACTGGCCGGCATGGTCGGCGGCGGACAGCTCATCCATAGCCTTCTGGTGATGCTGATGATCCTGGCACTGGTGCTGTGCATCATGACGGCCATGGCCGGGTCCTCGCGCACACTCTATCAAGGCTCGGTTGACGGCTGGCTGCCGCGCTATCTGAGCCACGTCAACGAGCATGGCGCGCCGACCCGCGCCATGTGGACCGACCTCGGTTTCAACCTGATCGTGCTGGCCATTGCCTCGGCCGACGCGACGAGCTTCTTCTTCATCCTCGCCGTGTCGAACTGCGGCTACATCATCTTCAACTTCCTCAACCTCAACGCCGGCTGGATCCACCGCATCGACAACGGCCATATCGCGCGGCCATGGAAGGCACCAAGCTGGCTGCTCGGCGTCGGCGCGATCTTCGCCTACGTCAACGCGATCTTCATGGGCGCCGGCGCCAAGGTTTGGAATCCGATGGCGCTATGGGCGGGGCTGATCACAGCCGCCTTGATCATCCCGGTGTTCTGCTACCGACATTACGTCCAGGACGGTGGCAAATTCCCCGCCCATATGCTGGCGGATCTCGGCATGACGTCGTCGGACCTAGCGGTCAAGAAGGCGGGCATCCTACCCTATCTGACGCTGATCGCCGGCGTCGCCGTGATGCTCATCGCCAACTGGCTGTTCGTCATCTGACCGCCCCGAGAAGATCGAGCGCGCCCTGACGCGCTCGACCCACACCAGATAGTCTCCCTGAAGTTGGACCCACCCCGATGTCGTCGTGGTGGGTTCTCTTTTTTCAGACCAATCGCCAGCACCAACGCATGGGCCATTGCGTTCCGTCACGGGCGCGAATATGCTTGTTGTACGATCGTTCAACAAGCATATTCGCGAAGCCCTCATGACATGTAATCCCCGCTACCAAATCCTGTTCGAACCGATGCGGATCGGGCCTGTCACGGCGCCGAACCGTTTCTATCAAGTGCCCCATGCAAGCGGCATGACGAACGCGCTGCCCCGGGTCCGTGCCGCCTTTCGCGAAGCCAAGGCCGAGGGCGGATGGGGCGTGATCTGCACCGGCGCCTGTTCGATCGACCCCACTTCGGACGACACGCCGCTGCCCTTCGCGACCCTATGGGACGACAACGACATCCGCGCGCATGCGCTGATGACGGAAGCGGTGCACCGCCACGGTTCGCTTGCCGGCGTGGAACTGTGGCACGGCGGCGCGTCGGTGATGAACAGGACAAGCCGCTTGCCGCCGCTGTCGCCATCCGGGATTCCATGGATGGCCACCCATGTCGGCTTCATGGGCAATATGCGGCCGAAGACGATGGACAAGGCCGACATACGCGAGGTTTTACGATGCCAGGCCGAAGCGGCGCGCAAGGCGCGAACGGCCGGCTTCGACGTCGTCTACGTCTATGCCGGCATGGGCTATCTCGGCTACGAATTCCTGCTGCCGGAATACAATCACCGCGTCGACGAATATGGCGGATCGATCGAAAACCGTGTGCGCTTCGTGCGCGAGATGATCGAGGTCACCAAGGACGCCGTGGGCAAGGATTGCGGCGTCGCGCTGCGGGTAAGCCTTGAGGAACTGCGCGGCAGGCCCGGCCGCAACCAGCCCTCGGAGGCGCACGAACTGATCGAACTGCTGGCCGATCTCCCGGACCTGTTCGACGTCAAGATGGATTCCAGTCCGACGGACTGTTCGGCGTCGCGCTTCACCGGCGAAGGCAGCCACGAGCCGGTGATCGACTTCGTCAAATCGCTGACCAGGAAGCCGGTGGTCGGCGTCGGGCGCTTCACCTCTCCCGACACCATGGTCTCGCAGATCAAGCGCGGCGTGCTGGACTTCATCGGCGGCGCGCGGCCCTCGATCGCCGATCCGTTCCTGCCGGCCAAGATCCGCGAAGGCCGAGAGGCTGAAATCCGCGAATGCATCGGCTGCAACATCTGTATTTCGAGCTGGCATGACGGCGTGCCGGTGCGCTGCACCCAGAACCCGACCGCCGGCGAGGAATGGCGGCGCGGCTGGCATCCCGAACGCGTCGAGCGCGCCGACAAACCCCAGCGGATCCTGATTGTCGGCGGCGGACCTGCCGGGCTCGAATGCGCTGTAACCCTTGGCCGGCGCGGCCATGAGGTGACGCTCGCCGATAGCAGCCGGTCCTTCGGCGGGCGGCTGACCTTCGAGAAGACGCTGCCCGGCCTCTCGGCCTGGAACCGCGTCGTCGACTACCGGCTCGGGCGTCTGGGCGAGATGAGCAACGTCTCGCTCTATCCCGAGAGTTCGCTGGGCGTGGACGAGATCCTCGACCTGGCGCCGGATCGCGTGGTGCTGGCGACCGGCGCGCGCTGGACGAACATGCTCTATTCCTCGCTGGAGATTCCGGTCGGCCGGCTCGACCATCCGAATGTGTTCACCCCGGACGACATCGCCGCTGGCCGGCTTCCCGAAGGGCCGACGCTCGTCTTCGATTTCGACAATTATTATATGGGCGGCGTTCTTACCGAGCATCTGGCCGCGCAGGGCATTCCGGTCAGCTATGTAACCCCCGCTGGTCAGGCGTCCGCATGGACGATCATGACAAACGAGCTGCCGCTGGTGCACCGCGCGCTGGCGCGACGCAAGGTGGCGGTGACGACGCTCCATTTGCTGAAAGCCTTCGACGGCGAAACGGCGACGCTGGCGCATCTCTTTACCAGCGAGGAGACCCGCGTGGCCTGCCGCTCGGTGCTGATCGTCGGGTTGAGGTTGCCGCGCGGTGAGCTCTTCGACGCCCTGACGGAGCGGGCCGACGAAGTTGCCGCCGCCGGCATCGGCGGCGTCGACCGCATCGGCGACACGTTGGCCCCCGGCGCCATCGCTCATGCTGTTCACAGCGGCCACAAGCTTGCCCAGGAGATCGGCGCGAATGTCCGCTGGCAGCCCTATCGCCGCGACACGCCGATCGTCGATGCGGTCGAGAATTTCGATATGCGGACGGCAGCTGAATAGGAGGGTTTATGGAACGCATCGCGGCACGTCGCAGACCCGGCCGTCCACAGCGCGAGATCGGCGGCATCGCGCAGCGTCCGTGGAAGCAGCTGACGCGACCCTACCAGCCAATCGAAATCCTGTCGGCCGACCAGGTCCAGACGATCCACGAGATGGGTCTCACCATCCTCGAAGAGATCGGCATGCGGGTGCTGCAGCAGCAGGCGCGGCAGTTCTATCGCTCGGCGGGCTGCGACGTCGACGAAGGTCAGATGCGGGTGCGCTTCGATCGCGCCATGGTGATGGAGCGCGTCGCGATGGCGCCGTCGTCGTTCGAGCTGCGCGCACGCAATCCGGAGAAGAACGTCAAGGTCGGCGGGCGGCACTGCATCCTGTCGTCGGTCGGCGGTCCCGCCTATGTCATGGATAATGATCGCGGCCGCCGGCCCGGCACCTATACCGAGATGTGCGATTACCTGAAGCTCATCCAGTCGTTCAACGTGCTGCACCAGGAAGGCGGCGGGCCTTTCGAACCACTCGACCTGCATCAGAACACACGCCATCTCGACCTCTACTATGCCGAGATCACTTTGCTCGACAAGAACTGGCAGCCGCAGGCGCTCGGCCGTGGCCGCGCCATCGACGCGCTGGAAATGGTGGCGATTTCACTGGGCACCACGCGCGAAAACCTGGTCAACGAAATGCCGGTGTTCACCGGCATCATCAACACCAATTCGCCGCTGCAACTGGACGAGCCGATGGCCGAAGGGCTGATCGCGCTGGCCGAACATGGCCAGGTCAATGTCATCACGCCATTCACGCTGGCCGGCGCGATGAGCCCGGTGACGCTTGCCGGCGCGCTGTCGCAACAGCATGCCGAGGCGCTCGCCGGCATCGTGCTGACGCAGATCGTACGACCCGGCGTGCCGGTCATGTATGGCGGCTTCACGTCCAATGTAGACATGAAGACCGGCGCGCCGGCCTTCGGCACGCCTGAGTACACACAGGCCGCGCAGATCACCGGCCAGCTCTGCCGGCTGATCGGCGTGCCATTCCGGTCCAGCAATGTGACCGCCGCCAATTCGGTCGACGCGCAGGCGGCCTATGAAAGCGCCATGTCGCTGTGGGGCTGCCTGATGGGTGGCGCCAATCTGGTGCTGCATGCGGCCGGCTGGCTCGGCGGGGGTTTGACGGCATCGTTCGAGAAACTGGTCATCGACGCCGAGATGCTGCAGATGATGTCGGCCTATTTCGACCCGCCCGTGGTCGACATTGACACGCTGGCCCTGGAAGCCGTGCGCGAGGTCGGCCCAGCCGGGCATTTCTTCGGCGCCGCGCACACGATGCAGCGCTACGAGCAGGCCTTCTATTCGCCGCTGGTCTCCAACTGGGACAATTACGACACATGGATGGAACGCGGCCAGGTGACGGCGCGCGAGCGCGCCAATGTCATCTGGAAGCGCATGGTCGCCGAATACGAGCAGCCGCCGATCGATCCCGGCGTCGACGAAGCGCTGCGCGACTATATGGAGCGCCGCAAGCGAGAGGGTGGTTGCCCGCTCAATTGATCGAGTTCGCAGGACGCGGCATCGCCTCCGAGACCTCCAGATAGCAGCGGGATTTTCGAGTAGAACATGGTCATCGCCATCGAGCCCCTGATCGGGGAGGAAGGCGGCGAAGAATGCGTCATGCTCGAGACGCAGGTGATCATATCCAGGATGGCTCCGTCCGCATGGACAGCGATCCCCGGGAGGACGAGCGACAATGGAGATTGCAATGCCCTTTCACACCGGTTCCTCGGCCTCGATCCACTACGAGCAGACAGGATCAGGGCCCGACATCATCTGGGTGGGCGGCGGCGGCGCCCGGGGGCAGGATTGGCAGCGCTTCCAGACACCGCATTTCGCCCCTCGATTCCGCAGCACGGTTTTCGACAATCGTGGCATCGGCAGGACGGCCTGTACCGCGCCGCTACCCTGGCCGATCGCCGATTTCGCCCGCGACGTTGCCGAGCTCGTCAAGGGCGTGTGCGACGGTCCGGTGGTGTTCATCGGCTCGTCGCTGGGCTCGGCGATCGTTCAGGAAGTCGCTATCGATCATCCCGAACTGGTCAAATGCGCGATCGTGATGGGCACCGGCGCATGGAGCACCGGCTGGGGCTGGGACTACCAGGCGGCCGAGATCGAGTTCCGGCGGCGCGGCGGCAATCTCGACGGCATGATGGGCGTCGCTCACTATGCCAGCATGCTCTATCCGGCGCGGGCTCTCGGAGACCGCGTTCTTTGGCCCAAACTGAAGTGGACTTGCCCCGAAAAAGTGGAGAGTTTCCTTCTGATGAAAGGCGACCTCGATGACGAAACAGAGACAGTTTACGGATGCGTTCAAGGCGGAGGCGGTTGGCCTTGTGCGAACGAGCGGTCGGACGAAGCGGCAGATCGCGGAGGATCTTGGTGTTGGTTTCTCGACGCTGACGCGATGGATGGGTCGGCAGCTGGATCGTGAGATGGGCGATCCTGGGCGTCCGC
This genomic interval carries:
- a CDS encoding heme-dependent oxidative N-demethylase family protein, which translates into the protein MGITFRKETFRDDFTFRNSPEHIRRFPFPFHEDAYMYAVNIEPHVVGPKGSVLENLIDVDEHYVAEMQDRALVLAEDPLRCQSLPHMTLAGWDLLELLMEQQALGYPEHFTLTRDGDRWRWINRPLGIDDTFTFGDTSTLPYGPMEYITRQSQGDFCILDQRDGNLWMDAGMVTTQADWSLDFDIGMNFFEWHAPVPLAHEKGIFTRALKFLTNIQQGKPARRLNWTMTVNPRLDTSPENYHKWGPDRATVTPENVGDKVHLRVELQSFWRLPRSNGIVFPIRCYLIKMDELVTQPKWARRLHRVIRDLPDELANYKGLTRFRPTLVEWLSKLDDGSATSSGFGPD
- a CDS encoding PDR/VanB family oxidoreductase, which encodes MSTGTTKLDVVVSDVVPVNDLVTRFHFRRRDGDLLPTFSGGAHVVVEMRDGQRTRLNPYSLMGSPLDTREYTISVRRDDVGRGGSLFMHRNVRPGLEMVISYPVNLFSLDLRAKKHLMLAGGIGITPFMAQTAQLAGEGGNFELHYTCRTASLGTYADVLRERYDRRIRLYHDDREERIDLDRLLSTQPLGTHLYVCGPAGMIGWVRDRAAALGWPAETVHFEHFAAPQPGLPFDVTLAVSGKTIRVGEQQSLLEAIEAAGVDPPYLCRGGVCGQCETNVISYDGKFIHNDHWLSEEDHRSGCKIMPCVSRFEGKSLVLER
- a CDS encoding dimethylamine monooxygenase subunit DmmA family protein, giving the protein MAAKSIISRPVYGTLSPQPGKHHLFVADAEGALAISDMAAGAPAGFFGDAHIIFIPGHDGKHVATLEALRPARLYQGHTFASALPRLKQTLANAHMGLRVYLSGTEGLIGQAMQAALEAGIDHTSIQTEHRGSLARRMQCVHCKGITENVTTQPATCVHCGLLLLVRDHYSRRIAAFQGVCINAEDRSEIPPIEEAFP
- a CDS encoding aminomethyltransferase family protein; protein product: MTASWRFSTLADRHRALGSKLEDWSGMGTAWTYDKDADEEYVAIRTKAGLMDVSGLKKVHITGPHASHVIDLATTRDVEKIYPGKSVYACMLNEAGKFTDDCVIYRISTNSWMVVHGSGSGHEELTRASIGRDVSIRFDDNLHDLSLQGPRAVDYLAKHVPGIRDLNYFHHMQTQLFGLPVMISRTGYTGERGYEIFCRGQDAPKIWDTILDDGKVDGIIPCRFTTLDMLRVESYLLFYPYDNSQKYPFESEGPGDTLWELGLDFTVSPGKTGFRGAEEHYRLKGKERFKIFGVLLDGKEPADEGAPVHRDGKKVGVVTCAMYSPLVEKSMGIARLDVDCAVQGTKLEIRNKSGSIKATAQPLPFDDPKKTKRTAKG
- a CDS encoding DUF1989 domain-containing protein, with translation MSQSPYPAVAAGPPRPSLILRPGQIAMPPGVERYTIQGNGAVLIEVEAGDTITVRNVEGGQACELLAWDKAGVTDPGILGETSNSNAAGIKTLLTEGDDSLAALRRGLERRQVQFDNAKAVRVFGAATPAGTEQGFTVARGGSMVIAVPGGPMLVDGHDTATPLTVIVRRATIRPAAKSQLGDPMADPVLDLRVHSATAEAYFVKAGDYLQIIDVDGRQCTDFQCFSARKLDKGLDHPLDVTTTRTLMGSSYPMPGLHSKYYDQDMEPLVEVIQDTCGRHDAFALACAAKYYDDIGYPGHTNCSENFNRALADKGANPRAGWMAINFFFNTAIDAHGVMVSDEPWSRPGDYVLLRALTDIVCVSSACPDDTTPANGWNPTDIHVRTYSGQHKFSRAIARRMTPDSEPKMTRETAFHSSFAKHTRNFVEYRGYWLANSFAKEGAIDEYWACRQDAVIMDLSPLRKFEVTGPDSEALLQYTLTRDVKKLGVGQVVYSAMCYEHGGMIDDGTLLRLGKDNFRWVGGDDLSGEWLRETAQKLGLNVLVRSSTDQMHNVAVQGPKSRDILKEVIWTSPLQPSIDELEWFRFAVARIGGGNGIPVVVSRTGYTGELGYEIWCHPRDAEKVFDAIWEAGQPHGLKPMGLQALDMVRIEAGLIFAGYEFSDQTDPFEAGIGFTVPLKTKTDDFIGREALIRRKEHPQTKLVGLDIDANVAVGHGDCVHVGRAQIGVVTSGVRSPVLNKNIALARLDVTHAAVGTEVEIGKLDGHAKRLPARVVPFAHYDPQKTRPRS